The following are from one region of the Entelurus aequoreus isolate RoL-2023_Sb linkage group LG17, RoL_Eaeq_v1.1, whole genome shotgun sequence genome:
- the LOC133632367 gene encoding gastrula zinc finger protein XlCGF57.1-like isoform X2 has translation MDDYCYAKMATSAKREHERESAPPTSSKSPTEIKTKDEDVQQLISNPEELPPQSEGKSSTLKQETPQPPCIKKEEEELCITQEGECLLGREEADYTKFPLTVVSGKTEDDEEKPQVDNILAPLSDSEAEDEVEVTLSSDTDCEGDMRTHTDKQFECSKRKKGKIHFSCSICAKSCTQNSKLTQHMRTHTGEKPFNCSICGKNFSFKCTLTEHMRTHTGEKPFKCSVCGKSFSAKRNLTEHMRTHTGEKPFNCSVCGKSFSVKSNLTQHMRTHTGEIPLNCSVCGKGFSVKSNLTQHMRTHTGLRPFNCSVCGKSFPRNSSLCQHMTTHAGERTFTCSVCGKIFSFRRNLTQHMRTHTGEKAFKCSVCGKSFSVKSNLSEHMKTHTGEKTFTCSVCGKIFSFKRNLTQHIRTHTGEKPFNCSICGKNFLFNCTLTDHMRTHTGEKPFNCSVCGKSFSAQGSLPQHMRTHTGEKPFNCSVCYKSFSVKSNLTEHMRTHTGEKPFNCSVCGKSFSVKRYLTEHMGTHTGQRPFNCSGCGKSFHQNSSLWRHMRTHAGEKTFNCLVCCKSFSDKSNLTEHMRTHTGEKPFNCSVCGKSFSVKRYLTGHMGTHTGLRPFNCSVCGKSFNQNSSLWRHMRTHAGEKNI, from the coding sequence acgtccagcagctgatcagtAATCCAGAAGAACTTCCCCCTCAGTCGGAAGGgaagagctccactttgaagcaggagactccacaaccaccctgcattaaaaaggaagaggaggaactctgcatcactcaggagggagagtgtcttctaggacgagaggaagctgattacaccaagtttccactgactgttgtctctgggaagactgaagatgatgaagagaaaccacaagtagacaacatcttagctccactatcagatagtgaggctgaagacgaggttgaagtaactttgagcagcgatacagactgtgaaggtgatatgaggactcacactgacaaacaATTTGAATGCTCTAAGAGGAAGAAAGGTAAAATACATTTCAGTTGTTCAATTTGTGCTAAGAGCTGTACTCAAAACAGCAAGTTAACtcagcacatgagaacacacacaggcgaaaaaccatttaactgttcgatttgtggtaaaaactttTCTTTTAAATGCACTTTGACTGAacatatgagaacacacacaggagaaaaaccatttaaatgttcagtttgtggcaaaagcttttctgctAAGAggaatttgactgaacacatgagaacacacacaggagaaaaaccatttaattgttcagtttgtggcaaaagcttttctgttaagagtaatttgactcaacacatgagaacacacacaggtgaaataccattaaattgttcagtttgtggcaaaggcttttctgttaagagcaatttgactcaacacatgagaacacacacaggactaagaccatttaattgttcagtttgtggcaaaagctttcctCGAAACAGCTCTTTgtgtcaacacatgacaacacacgcAGGAGAAAGAACATTTACTTGTTCAGTTTGTGGGAAAATCTTTTCTTTTAGGAGGAATTTGacccaacacatgagaacacacacaggagaaaaagcatttaagtgttcagtttgtggcaaaagcttttctgttaagagcaATTTGAgtgaacacatgaaaacacacacaggagaaaaaacttttacttgttcagtttgtggtaaaatattttcttttaagaggaatttgactcaacacataagaacacacacaggtgaaaaaccatttaactgttcgatttgtggtaaaaactttCTTTTTAATTGCACTTTGACTgaccacatgagaacacacacaggtgaaaaaccatttaattgttcagtttgtggcaaaagcttttctgctCAGGGGAGTTTGCCGCAAcatatgagaacgcacacaggagaaaaaccatttaattgttcagtttgttacaaaagcttttctgttaagagtaatttgactgaacacatgagaacacacacaggtgaaaaaccatttaattgttcagtttgtggcaaaagcttttctgttaagagatatttgactgaacacatgggAACACACACTGGACAaagaccatttaattgttcaggttgtggtaaaagctttcatCAAAACAGCTCTTTgtggcgacacatgagaacacacgctggagaaaaaacatttaattgtttagTTTGTTGCAAAAGCTTTTCTGATAAGAgtaatttgactgaacacatgagaacacacacaggtgaaaaaccatttaattgttcagtttgtggcaaaagcttttctgttaagagatATTTGACTGGACACATGGGAACACACACTGGACTaagaccatttaattgttcagtttgtggtaaaagttttaatcaaaacagctctttgtggcgacacatgagaacacacgctggagaaaaaaacatttag